Proteins from a genomic interval of Longimicrobiales bacterium:
- a CDS encoding class I SAM-dependent methyltransferase translates to MQIHEILNPILKRLRRKRMRRFAEAFGVGARTRILDVGGTTLNWQLVPVMPDVTLLNLDAELVGEGRERFRLVVGDGCRLPFRDQSFDIVFCNSLIEHLPVEQQYALADEVRRVGKSHFVQTPNYWFPVEPHFWAPLFHWLPLAVRRRTVRWLTPWGLLAKPGRAEAVAAVEEMRLLTAAELRARFPGDELIVERAAFLPKSLIAVSRRAGTGATGSAPPLRDPAQP, encoded by the coding sequence GGATGCGGCGGTTTGCGGAGGCGTTCGGGGTCGGTGCGCGTACGCGGATTCTGGATGTGGGTGGCACGACGCTGAACTGGCAGCTGGTGCCGGTGATGCCGGACGTGACGTTGCTGAACCTGGATGCGGAGCTGGTGGGCGAGGGGCGGGAGCGGTTCCGGCTGGTGGTGGGCGATGGTTGTCGGCTGCCGTTTCGGGACCAGTCCTTCGACATCGTCTTCTGCAATTCGTTGATCGAGCACCTGCCGGTCGAGCAGCAGTACGCGCTCGCGGACGAGGTGCGGCGGGTGGGCAAATCGCATTTCGTGCAGACGCCGAACTACTGGTTTCCTGTAGAGCCGCATTTCTGGGCGCCGTTGTTTCACTGGCTGCCGCTCGCCGTGCGGCGGCGCACCGTGCGGTGGCTCACTCCCTGGGGGCTGCTCGCGAAGCCGGGTCGGGCGGAGGCAGTGGCGGCGGTGGAGGAGATGCGGCTGTTGACGGCCGCGGAATTGCGCGCGCGCTTTCCGGGCGATGAGCTGATCGTGGAGCGCGCCGCGTTCCTTCCGAAATCACTGATTGCGGTCAGCCGGCGCGCCGGAACGGGTGCAACAGGGTCCGCACCGCCTCTGCGGGATCCGGCGCAGCCATGA